CTGGGACAGTTGGTGCAGCTCCGCCGCGCCCTCGAGGCGAAAGCGAGCCCGTCAGGCTAGCGTCCGTCCGGCACGTCCAGCCCGCGCCGGTCCCGTAGCACGACGCGACCCTAGCCCGCCCGCATCCAGCGCCAGAGCTCCCGCGGATTCGCCGGCTTGCCGTAGAGCAGGATGCCAACGCGGAAAACGCGGGCCGCGAGATAGGTGGCTCCCCAGCAAGAGAAGACCATGAGGACGAGGCTGGCGGCGATCTCCACCGGGCCCGGGGGCACGGCGCTCGCCAGCCGGTTCATCATCAGGAAGGGGGTGAAGAAGGGGACGTAGGTGAGGACGCGGACCCACCACAGGTCCGGGTGCTGGCCGACGAAGAACATGAGGAACATGGGAATCATGAGGCAGATCCACACCGGCAGCATCAGATTCTGCGCTTCCTTGAGCTCCGTCACCGCCGAGCCGATGGCGGCGATGAAGGTGCTGTAGAAGGAGATCGTCACCATCAGGTACACCAGGAACCAGGCGAACATCTCGTTCCGCACCAGGTGCTCCCAGCCCTGGCGGTGCACCATGTAGGCGCCGGCAACGGTCCAGAGGGCCATGAGGGTGAGCGTCGCCGCCACGAGGCCGACGATCTTGCCCGCCATGAGCTCCCAGGGGCTGATGGAGCTGAGCAGCACTTCCACCAGACGGTTGGATTTTTCCTCGATGGTGGAGGTGAGCAGCGACTGCGCCTGCGCCGAGATGCCGATGAGGAGCGCGTAGACGAAGATCATGGGGATGAACGACGCCGCCTCCCTGGAGGTAGCGTCGCCGGTGCTACGACCCGAGACATCCACGTCGCGCTCGTCCAAGACCGGCGCCTGGATCGCCGCCAGGGTCGACTCGCTGACGCCGTGCCACACGGTGCGGTCGAGGCGCACCAGCTCGCGCAAGTCGTTCGCCAGCGCCTTCTTCAAGTCCACGTTGGCGACGTTGCGCGTGTACCATTGCATCTTGCCGTCGCCGGCGACCAGATCGCCGCGCAGCACAGCGAAGCCTTCGAGCTCGCCATCCCGAGTGCGTCGGGAGAGCGAATCCAGCAGCGCCGGCGCCTCCGCGGCGCCGGGGCGCAGCACCGCCTCCAAACGCCAGCGTGCGGCACCCTCCCAGCTCTTCTCCAGCCGCCGGCCGAGATCGCTCCCGGGCGGCGTGCCCTCGAAACGGCCGGCTTCGGGCCGCTCGAGGCCGGGGAGCGCGGGCGGCGGCGCCGGTGTGCTCAGATCCACGATCGCAAAGGGCTTGCCCGCCTTGCGTGCCGCCTTCTCCATCACGTGGTTCAACCCGACGGCGAAGGCAATGAGGACGGGCGTCAGCAGCACGCCGAGAATGAAGCTGCGCGTGCGCACGTGGGAGAGATACTCCCGGCGCGCCACTAGAAGGATGTTGCGGCTCATCCGCCCACCCTTTCCCGGCTCGTGCCGACCAGCCCCTCGACATCGCCGCCGCCGTCACGCACGGTGCGCACGAAGATCTCGTGCAGCGTCGGCTGGCGCAGCTCGAAGCGCAGCACCTGCAGGCGCTCCGCCATCCGGCGCAGTAGCGCCGAGGGCTCGGCCCCCGGCCGCAAGCTGATCTCGCTGTATTGGCCGTAGTCGTTGACGCGGAGCACGTCCGCATCGCGTTGCAGGAAGCCGCCCTCGCCGCGGTATTCCACCAGCGCCACCTGGTCGCGGCCGGTGCGCACCTCGTCGAGGCTGCCGTCCAGCACCTTGCGCCCCGCCAGGATCATGAAGATGCGGTCGCAGAGCTTCTCGGCCTCGTCCATCTGGTGGGTGGAGAACACCACCGTGCGGCCCCGGCGCTTGAGATCGAGGATCACGTCACGGACGAACTCGAGGTTGACCGGATCGAGACCGGAGAAGGGCTCGTCGAGCACCACCAACTCAGGATCGTGCAGCATCGTGGCGATGAAGCCCACCTTCTGCTGCATGCCCTTGGAGAGGTCGCGGACGAAGCGCCGGCCCCAGGCCTCGAGGCCGAAGCGCTGCAGCCAGTCCTGGGCGCGCCGCCGCCCTTCGCGCTCCGGCAGCCCCTTCAAGGCGGCGAAGAAGACGAGCATCTCCAGCACCCGCATCTTGCGGTAGAGCCCGCGTTCTTCCGGGAGGTAGCCAATGCGTTTCTTGAGGGGTTCGCTCATGCGCTCGCCGAGCACGTGGATGGTGCCCGAGTCGGGAGCGAAGATGTTCATCACCATGCGCAGCGTGGTGGTCTTGCCAGCGCCGTTGGGGCCGAGAAACCCCTGCACGCACCCCGCGGGGACGGTGAGCGTCAGGTCATCGACGGCGGTGAAAGTCCCGAAGCGCTTGCTCACCTGCCGAATGTCGATGGCAGGCATACCGCCTCCGGGAATGACGCGTCAGCACAGCCGCGCCGCGCGGAACTGCCTGTCTGTCTAGGTGGACTCAGATTTCAGTATTCTTCTTCGTCGTGGTGCTTCTTGCGTTCGCTGGTTTCTTCAGCTTCTTCGTAATCGTCGTACTCGTCGTATTCCTCGTCGTCGAAGTCGGCATCGTCATCGTCCTCATCCTCGTCGTCATCGAAGTCATCGTCTTCCCACTCGTCTTCGGTGGCGAGTCGTGGACGCTCTGCATTCCATCCGGACTCCTGATCGCGGAGTTCGGGGCTCATGTCGATCCTCCTCCCATAGAGCACGAATCCCAGCAGGCCATGCCGGCTGCGGATCGGTATGTTGCAGATTCGCCCCCGGGGACGCAAGGGTCCGCTAGCCCCCCCTGGGGGTGGCCCGTTGGGGTCCGGTGCCCGGCCTGGGGCCGGCTCAGAAGACCGCTCGGTCAGAGCCGGACGTACTCGAAGTCGAAGGGCTTGCCGTGGATCCCCTTGGGCGGGGGAGCCACCCACTGGGAGATCTTGCCGCGCTCGTGCACGGGGCGCATGAGGCTGGCCACGTACTCGAGGTCGGCGGCCGAGGGCAGCCAGGTCTCGCGCCGGGCCTCCCATTCCGCCGCCGTGAGGGGGTCGCCCTCGGGGCTGTAGTGATGGCCGGCATAGAGGCCCACGTGGCGGTGGAAGCGCCGGCTGGGGAGGCGGAAGCGGTAGTCCAAGCCCGCCTTCTCGAGGCTCACATTCCAGCGATCCACGCCGCGCTGGCAGTCGTCGATGTAGCGGTCACGGAGGATCTCGTTCATCGCGTTCCGGAGCGGCACGTCCTGTTCGCGCAAGCGTTCGCCGTCGGGCACCGACATGCGGTAGGTCCCGTCCAGGGCCCGGTGGTCCTCCTCCAGCTCCTCCTGGTAGCGGCCCTTGAGACCGCTGGCGAAGTAATCGGCGGCGTTGGTGGAAATCTCGCCACCGAAGAGGTCCGCTGACAGGGAATACCAGAGGTGGATGTATTTCTGGATCGTCTCCAGATCGATCCCCCCCTGGGCGCGGACGTCCCCGTTCGGGTCCTGGCGCAGCAGCTCCGCCGAGCGTTGCACCACGCGGCGGACGCCGGTCTCGCCGACGAACATGTGGTGCGCTTCCTCGGTGAGCATGAAGCGCGTCGTCCGCGCCAGCGGCTCGAAGCCGCTCTCCGCCAGCGCCAGCAGCTGGTACTTGCCGTCCCGGTCGGTGAACATGGTGAACATGTAGAAGGAGAGCCAATCACGGATGGGCGCATTGAAGGCGCCGAGGATGCGCGGCTTGTCGGGGTTGCCGCTGCGGCGTTCCAGGAGCGCGTCGGCCTCCTCGCGGCCGTCGCGGCCGAAGTAGCGCTGCAGCAGGTACACCATCGCCCACAGGTGCCGGCCTTCCTCGACATTGACTTGGAAGAGATTGCGCAGGTCGTAGAGGCTGGGCGCCGTGCTCCCGAGCTGGCGCTGCTGCTCGACGCTGGCGGGCTCGGTGTCGCCCTGGGTGACGATGAGACGGCGCAGGTAGCCGCGGAGCTCCCCCGGCACCTCCTGCCACGCCGGTTGCCCGGCGAAATCGCCGAAGCCGATGCGACGCTCGCCCTCCTGTTCGGCCAGGAAGATCCCCCAGCGGTAGTCCGGCATCTTGACGTGATCGAAGTGTGCCCAGCCCTTGGCGTCCACGGCGATGGCGGTGCGCAGGTAGACCTCCTGCCCCTGGAAGCCCTCGGGGCCCATCTCCAGCCACCAGCGCTGGAAGTCCGGCAGCCACTTCTCCAGCGCCCGCTGCAGCTTCGGATCTTCCGACAGGTTGACGTTGTTCGGGATCTTGGCGTGCGAGTCCATCATCCGATTCTTCCCCAATCGAAGCTCGGCCGCTCGGGCCGACCGTACAGCTTGAGCGCCCCGCGCTCGCCCACGGCGTTCGGACGCTGGAAGACCCAGTTCTGCCAGGCCGTGAGACGGCCGAAGACCTTGCTCGCCATGTTCTCCGCCCCCGGGTAGCGGAGCGACGCCTCCATCCCGGTGAGCGCGTCGGGAGAAAGGCTCGCCCGTTCCTCGGTCGCCACCCGCACCTCGTCGTCCCAGTCCAGTTCGTCGGCCACGACGGTGACGATACCGGCGGCCTCGGCCGCGGCGGCGTCGTAGGGTCCGCCGGCGAGGATCGCTTCCACCCGCTCCGGCGCGTGCAGCCAGCGTGCCGCGAGGCGGCTCAAGCCATGGGTCATGGGATAGGCGCCGGCGTTGAGCGGGCTGGTCGCGAAGCGCACCGCCGCATCGTCGAGGGCGTAGGTGCGGTCCGCCGCCAGTGCCAGCTCGAGGAGCGACCCGGCGAAGCACGAGCCCGGCTGGGCGAGAGCGAAGAAGCTCCGCGCCGTGAGATCGAGGCGGCGGAGAGTGCGCGCGGCGAGCAGGAGGATTTCCCGCGCGAACCAATCGTCGCGCCAAGCGAAGAGAGCGCGATCCCAGGCGAGGACGGCTTCGTAATCGCCCGCGGTTTCGAGGAGCACGAGGCCGCAGGTCTCCTCGTCGAAGCGCAGGTGGCAAAGCGCATCGTCCAGCTCGCGGCAGAGGGCGAGCAACCAGGCAGAGGCGCCGCGTTGACGCAGCGCCGCGGCGCTCGCCGGCGGGGCCTCCTTGGGACCCTGGACGACGAGGCGCGCCTGGCGGCGCGGCCGGTCGAAGTGCACTTCGAGATGGCGGTAGCGCCAGACATCGGCGGTGCGGTCGACCTCGAGCGGCGGCAGCACGATGCCCGGGCCCGTGGGTCGGGGGGTGAGCCCGGCCAGTGCGTGGGCGCGCTCGGCGACGGCGGCGTCGAAGCGGCTCCGTGGCACCACGGCATCTACGAGGCGCCAGTCGACGGCGCGCTGGCCGCGGATGCCTTCGCTCAAGGTGGAGAAGATGTCGGCCCGATCACGCCGTACCTGGCGCTTGTCGACGACGCGGGTGAGGCCGCCGGTCCCGGGGAGAACGCCGAGGAGCGGCACCTCCGGGAGGCTCACCGCGGAGTTCCCATCATCCACGAGAAGGATTTCGTCGCAGGCGAGGGCCAGCTCGTAGCCGCCGCCGGCCGTGGTGCCGTTGCAGGCGGCGATGTACTTCTGGCCGCTGTGGGCGCTCGCGTCCTCGAGGGCGAGGCGCGTCTCGTTGGTGAACTTGCAGAAGTTCACCTTGAAGGCGTGCGACGCGCCGGCGAGCATGTGGATGTTGGCGCCGGCGCTGAAGACGCGGTCCTTGCCGCTGGTGATCACCACCGCACCCACTTCGGGATGCTCGAAACGCAGGCGCTGCACCGCATCGGCCAGCTCGATGTCCACGCCGAGATCGTAGGAGTTGAGTTTGAGGACATAACCTGGACGGAACGGCTCGTTCTCCTGCACGTCGAGAACGAGACGGGCGACGGGGCCGTCCACCTGCAGCCGCCAGTGCTTGTAACGGTCCGGATGGGTTTCGAAACCGAGCGTTGGCATCGTTTCTCCAGGCACCCCGAGGCTCGCGAGGTCGGCGAGGACCTTAGGAGCGGCGGGAACGAAGCTGCATCATACTGCAAACATGCCTCGGTTGCATGGGCGTCGATGCTGCAATATAATGCAACGCATGAGCTCGCATGCGACCCCGCCGCCGACAGACCAGGATCTTCTCGGCAGCCTTGGCCGGAAGGTACGGCAGGCGCGCGAGGCCCGCGGCGAGAGCCGCCGGCAGCTCGCCGCGCGGGCCCAGCTCTCGGAGCGCTATCTCGCCGCTCTCGAGGCCGGCAAGGGCAACATCTCCATCCTGCGCCTGCGCAACCTCCTCCTGGCCCTCGGCCTGCAATGGGCAGAGGTCCTGAACGGCGACGGCGTGGCAGCACCGGGAGCGCCGGAGCAGCGCCGCGACGCACTGCGGCGCGCCGTTCTCGCGCGCCTCGAAGAGCGCTCGGCGGAGGAGATGCGGGAAGTGCAGGCGTGGCTGGCCTCGCGCTTCCCCGGCGCACGACCCGTGGTGGCGCTTCTCGGCCTGCGCGGTGCGGGTAAGAGCAGCGTCGGCCGGCGTCTGGCGCGGCGGCTGCGGGTCGGTTTCTTCGAGCTCGACGACCTGGTGGAGGAGGCGGCAGGTCTGCGACTCGAACAGGTCTTCGATCTCCTCGGCCCGGCTCGCTATCGGGAGTTGGAGTTCGAGGCGCTGCGGCGCTTTCTCCGCCGCCGGGAAGGTGGTGTCCTCGCCACCGGGGGCGGCATCGTGACCGCGCCTTCGACCTTCGCGCTCCTTCGCCAGCGCTGCCTCACCGTCTGGCTGCGCGCGACACCGGAGGAGCATTGGGAGCGCGTGGTGCGACAGGGGGACCGTCGACCCATGCAAGGGAAGCCGGCTGCCATGCAGGAACTGCGGGCTCTGCTGGCGGCAAGAGAGCCCCTCTATGCCCAGGCGCAGATCACCTGCGACACCCGCGGTGTGGGAATCGAGGCGGCGACGCGGCGTCTGGCCGGCACGCTGGGTCCCGTACCGCGAGGGTGGGCCCGTAGGCAAAGACCCGTGTCACGGCAGCTCGCGCGGTCGAAATAGGCCTCCTTATAATGATCTAGAAGCATCGACTTCAGGCTTTACTCGAAGTGCGCCTCCGGGCCACCCCGAGCGTGCCTCCGGGGATCCAGCATTGGAACCCCGTCCGCGGCGCTGTTACTGTCGGGGGATGGAGAAGGACCGCTTCCAGAAGGCATTCGTCGTCCTCCTGGTTCTGGGGATCTCGACCGCCATCGTCCTGATGCTGCGGCCGTTTCTCCTCACGATCCTCATGGCCGCCATCATGGCCGGGGTGGTGCAGCCGCTCCACCGCTTCCTCCTACGGCTCTTCCGCGCCCGCACCGGCCTGGCCTCGATGGCGACGCTGCTGGTCTTCCTCTCCGTGGTTCTGCTGCCGTTGCTGAGCGTCCTGGGGCTCGTTGCGACCCAGGCTTACGAGGTGAGCCAGAAAGCGGTGGATTGGGTGCAAGGAGTGCGAGCCGGGACGGTGAGCCTGGATTTCCTGCGCAAGCTGCCTTTTGCGGCGCAGGTCGAAGCCAACTCCCAGGAGCTGGCGGCGCGTAGCAGCCAGGTCCTGGCAGGAGCGAGCCGCATCGTCGTCTCCAAGCTCTCGAGCCTCACGGTCGGGACGGTGCAGTTCGTTTTCCAACTTGTGGTTTTCCTCTATTCCCTCTTCTTCTTTCTCAAGGACGGCGCCGGTGTCCTGAAGCGGATCCTCTATTACCTCCCCTTGAGCGACCGCGACGAGCAGGTCATGCTGGGCAAGTTCGTTTCCGTCGGCAAGGCGATGTTGAAGGGCACCTTCGTCATCGCCCTCCTGCAGGGGACGCTCATCGGTCTCACCCTGGCGCTCCTCGGCATCCAGGGGGCGCTTTTCTGGGGGACGCTGGCTGTGGTGGGCGCCATGATCCCCGGTGTCGGAACGGCCTTCGTCTGGATCCCTGCCGCCATCTACTTGTTCGCCACCCATCACACCGGTCGCGGTCTGGTGCTCGTCGTCATCGGCGCCGGAGTCGTCGGGACGCTGGACAACTTTCTCCGCCCGCGTCTCGTCGGGCGGGACACGCAGATGCACGATCTCCTCATCTTCTTCGGCACACTCGGCGGCCTCTTCCTCTTCGGCTTGGCCGGGCTTCTGGTAGGCCCGATCCTGATGGCGCTCTTCGTCACCATCTGGGATATCTACGGCGAGGTGTTCCGGGACTCCCTGCCGCTGCACCGTGGCTCGAAGGCAGAGATGCCGCCTCTCGTTCCGGAGCCACCACCCCCCGAGGAGGGCCGCGCATGACCCGCCCCGAGACCAAGCCGTCCGGGACGAGGCCCGCCGGAAGCGAGCCGGCGGAGACGAAGTCGTCCGGGACGAAGCGCTCCGGAACCGAACCGGCGGAGACGAAGTCGGAGACCAAGCACGCGCCTGGCCTCGCCCCCGACGCCGAAGCGCCGGACTTCATCCGCGCCATCGTCCGCGCCGATGTGGCCGCCGGCAAGCACGGGGGGAGCGTCGTCACGCGTTTCCCGCCGGAGCCGAACGGCTACTTGCACATCGGCCACGCCAAGTCCATTTGCCTCAACTTCGGCCTCGCCGATGAGTTCGGCGGCCGCTGCCATCTGCGCTTCGACGACACCAACCCGCTCAAGGAGGACCCCGAGTATGTCGACGCCATCCAGCGCGACGTGCACTGGCTCGGCTTCGACTGGGGTAAGCACCTGTACCACGCTTCGGACTACTACGAGACGATGTACCGCTATGCCGTGCAGTTGGTGCAGGAAGAGAAAGCCTACGTGGACAGCTCCAGCGAGGAGGAGATCCGCCGCGACCGCGGCACCGTCACCGAGTCGGGGCGGGAGAGCCGAGACCGTGAACGTCCTATGGCGGAGAGTCTGGAGCTCCTGGAGGGCATGCGGCGCGGTGATTTCCCCGACGGCGCCTACGTGCTCCGCGCCAAGATCGACATGGCGTCTCCCAATATGAAGATGCGGGACCCTCTCATCTATCGTATCCGGCGCGCGGCGCACCATCGCACCGGGAGCGCCTGGAACATCTATCCCATGTACGATTTCGCCCACTGCCTCTCGGATTCCGTCGAGGGCGTGACCCACTCGCTTTGCACCCTGGAGTTCGAGAACAACCGCGAGCTCTACGACTGGTTCCTGGAGGCGGTGCGGGTGCCGCATCGGCCGCAGCAGATCGAGTTCGCCCGTCTCAACCTGAGCCATACGGTGATGAGCAAGCGCTTCCTCCTCGGCCTGGTGCAAAAGGGCGTGGTGCGCGGCTGGGACGATCCGCGCCTGCCGACGCTCGCGGGTCTGCGGCGGCGTGGTTACCTCCCCGAGTCCATCCGGGCCTTCTGCGAGCGCGTCGGCATCGCCAAGCGCAACAACTTGGTGGACCTGACGCTCCTGGAATACCACCTGCGGGAGGACCTCAACCGCCTCGCCCAGCGCGTCATGGCAGTGCTCCGGCCGCTCCGTGTCGTGCTGGAGAACTACCCGGAGGACCGCTTCGAGGCGGTCGACGCCGACAACAACCCGGGAGTTCCGGAGGCGGGAACACGCCAGCTACGCTTCGGGCGCGTGCTCTACATCGAACGCGACGATTTCCGCCTGGAGCCGCCGCCCAAGTTCTACCGGCTGGCCCCGGGGCGGGAGGTGCGCCTCAAGCACGCTTACTTCATCCGCTGCGAGCGCGCCGTCCAGGACCCGCAGAGCGGCGAGATCGTCGAGTTGCGCTGCACCTACGATCCGGCCACCAAGAGCGGTGCGGCCACCGACCGGCGCGTGCAGGGCACGGTGCATTGGGTGGAGGCGGCGAGCGCCCTGGACGCGGAGGTGCGGCTCTACGAGACGCTCTTCACCGTCCCCGACCCGATGGCGGCGAGCGGCGAAGAGGGCCTGGAAGGATTGCTCAACCCGGAGTCCCTCGTCACGCAGAGGGGCTGCAAGGTCGAGGCGTCGTTGGCGGCCGCCGCGCCGGGGAAGAGCTTCCAGTTCCTGCGCCAGGGCTACTTCGTCGTCGATCCCGACTCGCGGCCCGGGCAGCTCGTGTTCAACCGCACCGTGGGTTTGAAGGACTCGTGGGCCAAGATCGAGAAGAAGCAACAAGTTCGAGAGGGAGGTTGAGAAGTCGGGCGAGAGTCGCGGGCCGATCGGCGTGACGCCTTGCAATCGCGCTCGCCGGTCCGCGCGGCGCAAAAGGCGCGCTGGTGCCCCAGGGCGTTTCGGCGTGTCCCTTGCAGACCGAGCGACTCGAGCCAGGACCAGGGAGTGAAGGGAGGCCATGATCGTGTGGAAGAAAACCCATGGGATGCAGGCGGCCATCGTGATCGCCGTCCTGCTCGCCGGCGCTAGCGCGTCCTGGGCCCAAGGCTTCGGACCGCGCTTCGGTTTGACCTCGGATCCGGACCAGGTGCACATGGGCTTGCACCTGCCGACGCTGCGTATGACGCCGCATTTGGGGTTCATGGCGAGCTTCGAAGCGGGGGTCGGGGACGACACCACCCTCTTCTCCGGGAACTTCGACTTCAAGTACGTCTTCTCCGCCCATGCGGGCACCTGGCACCCCTATATGGGCGGTGGTCCAGCCCTGCACCTGGCCGACCACGACCAGTTCGACGATCAGATGGAAGTGGGCCTCGGGATCATCGGCGGCATGCAGACGGTGACCAAGGGCGGCGGCTTCTTCGCCGAAATGCGGATCGGCGTCGTCGACAGCCCGGATCTCAAGTTCACCGTGGGCTGGATGTTCCGCTAGGTCTCGCAGGTTTCCTCCTCACGCCCGCGACGCCGCTCGAGTGCAGGTGTCGCGGGCGTCTTCGCTTTCGCTCCATGCATCTTGCACACCCCTGCCCGACGCGCTGACAGGGTCGCGGCGGGAAGCGCCGCGCCGCCGGCGCCGTCACCTGGAACGTCGCGGCTCCACCGCACTGTCCGCCGCCTCGAGCGCCACGCCTCTGGAAAGCGGCGCGGCAAACCCCGCAGGGTGTCGGAATTTAACGCCGTGGTTTTTACCGCCTGGCACGAGTCCTGATATCCGGCGCCTGTGTCGAACACCACCACGCAGGAGCAGTCGCATCTCGCGTTCACTCGCCGTATCCGATGCGACCGTTATCGCTGCGCGTGAAGGCCCAGAGAGGGTGGGAGCAGTGCAACGAAGTCTCATCAAGTTCCTGATCGTGACGAGTGCAGTCCTGTCGCTGCCGTTGCACCCGGCGCTCGGCTTCGCGCAGGGCTTCTCGCGCTTGCAGGTATTGCTGCCGGGTGAGAGTGCGGCCCCAGGGACCGCGACAGGGAAGTTCGGGAC
This sequence is a window from Candidatus Krumholzibacteriia bacterium. Protein-coding genes within it:
- a CDS encoding ATP-binding cassette domain-containing protein, translating into MPAIDIRQVSKRFGTFTAVDDLTLTVPAGCVQGFLGPNGAGKTTTLRMVMNIFAPDSGTIHVLGERMSEPLKKRIGYLPEERGLYRKMRVLEMLVFFAALKGLPEREGRRRAQDWLQRFGLEAWGRRFVRDLSKGMQQKVGFIATMLHDPELVVLDEPFSGLDPVNLEFVRDVILDLKRRGRTVVFSTHQMDEAEKLCDRIFMILAGRKVLDGSLDEVRTGRDQVALVEYRGEGGFLQRDADVLRVNDYGQYSEISLRPGAEPSALLRRMAERLQVLRFELRQPTLHEIFVRTVRDGGGDVEGLVGTSRERVGG
- a CDS encoding ABC transporter permease; the protein is MSRNILLVARREYLSHVRTRSFILGVLLTPVLIAFAVGLNHVMEKAARKAGKPFAIVDLSTPAPPPALPGLERPEAGRFEGTPPGSDLGRRLEKSWEGAARWRLEAVLRPGAAEAPALLDSLSRRTRDGELEGFAVLRGDLVAGDGKMQWYTRNVANVDLKKALANDLRELVRLDRTVWHGVSESTLAAIQAPVLDERDVDVSGRSTGDATSREAASFIPMIFVYALLIGISAQAQSLLTSTIEEKSNRLVEVLLSSISPWELMAGKIVGLVAATLTLMALWTVAGAYMVHRQGWEHLVRNEMFAWFLVYLMVTISFYSTFIAAIGSAVTELKEAQNLMLPVWICLMIPMFLMFFVGQHPDLWWVRVLTYVPFFTPFLMMNRLASAVPPGPVEIAASLVLMVFSCWGATYLAARVFRVGILLYGKPANPRELWRWMRAG
- a CDS encoding shikimate kinase, with product MSSHATPPPTDQDLLGSLGRKVRQAREARGESRRQLAARAQLSERYLAALEAGKGNISILRLRNLLLALGLQWAEVLNGDGVAAPGAPEQRRDALRRAVLARLEERSAEEMREVQAWLASRFPGARPVVALLGLRGAGKSSVGRRLARRLRVGFFELDDLVEEAAGLRLEQVFDLLGPARYRELEFEALRRFLRRREGGVLATGGGIVTAPSTFALLRQRCLTVWLRATPEEHWERVVRQGDRRPMQGKPAAMQELRALLAAREPLYAQAQITCDTRGVGIEAATRRLAGTLGPVPRGWARRQRPVSRQLARSK
- the boxC gene encoding 2,3-epoxybenzoyl-CoA dihydrolase; this encodes MPTLGFETHPDRYKHWRLQVDGPVARLVLDVQENEPFRPGYVLKLNSYDLGVDIELADAVQRLRFEHPEVGAVVITSGKDRVFSAGANIHMLAGASHAFKVNFCKFTNETRLALEDASAHSGQKYIAACNGTTAGGGYELALACDEILLVDDGNSAVSLPEVPLLGVLPGTGGLTRVVDKRQVRRDRADIFSTLSEGIRGQRAVDWRLVDAVVPRSRFDAAVAERAHALAGLTPRPTGPGIVLPPLEVDRTADVWRYRHLEVHFDRPRRQARLVVQGPKEAPPASAAALRQRGASAWLLALCRELDDALCHLRFDEETCGLVLLETAGDYEAVLAWDRALFAWRDDWFAREILLLAARTLRRLDLTARSFFALAQPGSCFAGSLLELALAADRTYALDDAAVRFATSPLNAGAYPMTHGLSRLAARWLHAPERVEAILAGGPYDAAAAEAAGIVTVVADELDWDDEVRVATEERASLSPDALTGMEASLRYPGAENMASKVFGRLTAWQNWVFQRPNAVGERGALKLYGRPERPSFDWGRIG
- a CDS encoding glutamine--tRNA ligase/YqeY domain fusion protein, which encodes MTRPETKPSGTRPAGSEPAETKSSGTKRSGTEPAETKSETKHAPGLAPDAEAPDFIRAIVRADVAAGKHGGSVVTRFPPEPNGYLHIGHAKSICLNFGLADEFGGRCHLRFDDTNPLKEDPEYVDAIQRDVHWLGFDWGKHLYHASDYYETMYRYAVQLVQEEKAYVDSSSEEEIRRDRGTVTESGRESRDRERPMAESLELLEGMRRGDFPDGAYVLRAKIDMASPNMKMRDPLIYRIRRAAHHRTGSAWNIYPMYDFAHCLSDSVEGVTHSLCTLEFENNRELYDWFLEAVRVPHRPQQIEFARLNLSHTVMSKRFLLGLVQKGVVRGWDDPRLPTLAGLRRRGYLPESIRAFCERVGIAKRNNLVDLTLLEYHLREDLNRLAQRVMAVLRPLRVVLENYPEDRFEAVDADNNPGVPEAGTRQLRFGRVLYIERDDFRLEPPPKFYRLAPGREVRLKHAYFIRCERAVQDPQSGEIVELRCTYDPATKSGAATDRRVQGTVHWVEAASALDAEVRLYETLFTVPDPMAASGEEGLEGLLNPESLVTQRGCKVEASLAAAAPGKSFQFLRQGYFVVDPDSRPGQLVFNRTVGLKDSWAKIEKKQQVREGG
- a CDS encoding AI-2E family transporter — its product is MEPRPRRCYCRGMEKDRFQKAFVVLLVLGISTAIVLMLRPFLLTILMAAIMAGVVQPLHRFLLRLFRARTGLASMATLLVFLSVVLLPLLSVLGLVATQAYEVSQKAVDWVQGVRAGTVSLDFLRKLPFAAQVEANSQELAARSSQVLAGASRIVVSKLSSLTVGTVQFVFQLVVFLYSLFFFLKDGAGVLKRILYYLPLSDRDEQVMLGKFVSVGKAMLKGTFVIALLQGTLIGLTLALLGIQGALFWGTLAVVGAMIPGVGTAFVWIPAAIYLFATHHTGRGLVLVVIGAGVVGTLDNFLRPRLVGRDTQMHDLLIFFGTLGGLFLFGLAGLLVGPILMALFVTIWDIYGEVFRDSLPLHRGSKAEMPPLVPEPPPPEEGRA
- the boxB gene encoding benzoyl-CoA 2,3-epoxidase subunit BoxB gives rise to the protein MMDSHAKIPNNVNLSEDPKLQRALEKWLPDFQRWWLEMGPEGFQGQEVYLRTAIAVDAKGWAHFDHVKMPDYRWGIFLAEQEGERRIGFGDFAGQPAWQEVPGELRGYLRRLIVTQGDTEPASVEQQRQLGSTAPSLYDLRNLFQVNVEEGRHLWAMVYLLQRYFGRDGREEADALLERRSGNPDKPRILGAFNAPIRDWLSFYMFTMFTDRDGKYQLLALAESGFEPLARTTRFMLTEEAHHMFVGETGVRRVVQRSAELLRQDPNGDVRAQGGIDLETIQKYIHLWYSLSADLFGGEISTNAADYFASGLKGRYQEELEEDHRALDGTYRMSVPDGERLREQDVPLRNAMNEILRDRYIDDCQRGVDRWNVSLEKAGLDYRFRLPSRRFHRHVGLYAGHHYSPEGDPLTAAEWEARRETWLPSAADLEYVASLMRPVHERGKISQWVAPPPKGIHGKPFDFEYVRL